In Candidatus Pantoea floridensis, a single genomic region encodes these proteins:
- a CDS encoding SDR family oxidoreductase, producing MSNSAKALVVITGASSGIGLATAKLLSARGHALLLLARRVDRMNALNLPNTLCRAVDITDIDAFTAAVNEAEQQFGPVDALVNNAGVMLLGTVEHQAPHEWEQMLNVNVKGLLNGVHAVTKGMIERKAGTIINISSVAGRKTFPNHVVYVGTKFAVHGMSENLREELSPHNVRVIVIAPGAVETELLSHTTNDDIKTGYNQWKQEMGGKVLSAEDVAHAIEYAYSQPEYVCVREIVLAATRQNA from the coding sequence ATGAGCAATTCAGCCAAAGCTTTAGTTGTTATTACTGGAGCAAGTTCTGGTATCGGGTTGGCCACCGCTAAGTTGTTGTCTGCTCGCGGCCATGCGCTGCTGCTGCTGGCACGCCGTGTTGACCGTATGAACGCCTTAAACTTGCCCAATACGCTGTGCCGTGCGGTAGACATCACTGATATTGATGCATTTACTGCAGCAGTAAATGAAGCTGAGCAGCAGTTTGGGCCGGTAGATGCGCTGGTTAACAACGCGGGTGTGATGCTGCTGGGCACTGTTGAACATCAGGCCCCGCATGAGTGGGAGCAAATGCTTAATGTGAATGTGAAAGGCCTATTGAATGGCGTCCATGCTGTTACTAAGGGCATGATTGAACGTAAAGCGGGCACCATTATCAACATCAGTTCCGTTGCGGGGCGTAAGACTTTCCCAAATCATGTTGTTTATGTTGGAACCAAATTTGCCGTTCATGGTATGTCAGAAAATTTACGTGAGGAGCTCTCCCCACATAACGTGCGCGTTATTGTGATTGCACCCGGAGCGGTTGAAACCGAGCTGCTAAGCCATACAACGAATGATGATATCAAAACCGGATATAACCAGTGGAAGCAAGAGATGGGCGGTAAAGTATTGAGTGCGGAAGATGTGGCTCATGCGATTGAGTATGCCTATTCGCAACCTGAATACGTATGCGTTCGGGAAATTGTATTAGCCGCGACGCGGCAGAATGCTTAA
- a CDS encoding LysR family transcriptional regulator, with protein sequence MDKRQLTAFLCVFEERNITRAAAELSLTQPALSATIKALEEELGTQLFVRKPRGVEVTEDARVLYPHARRMMGEMSALTARFRKKHDKFPLSLGIEQDIASSQLITLLERINHNLPDVLLTLTPGCSGDIRLGCEGQLCEDELFIPLFDERYVLAFPLNHPMSQITELTAKQLNDQPWVMSPEHESHQRFLPLYGTSGNFPRANAGSFTLALNLVAAGVGLTIAPVSLVEEQCNVAFRSLPGYPLMRRTGICYAMHTQLNPIIEQLLANVSE encoded by the coding sequence ATGGATAAGCGACAGCTGACAGCTTTCCTTTGTGTGTTTGAAGAACGCAATATTACCCGGGCGGCTGCAGAGCTAAGTCTGACCCAACCCGCACTCTCCGCTACCATCAAAGCTCTTGAAGAAGAGTTAGGTACGCAGTTATTCGTGCGTAAACCACGTGGAGTGGAGGTGACCGAAGACGCACGAGTCCTTTATCCTCACGCCCGACGAATGATGGGCGAAATGAGTGCGTTAACCGCTCGATTCCGCAAAAAGCATGATAAGTTTCCGCTCAGTTTAGGTATTGAACAGGATATTGCCTCATCCCAACTGATCACCCTGCTGGAACGAATCAATCATAATTTGCCAGATGTGTTATTAACGCTGACGCCTGGATGTAGCGGCGATATCCGCCTGGGCTGCGAAGGTCAGCTTTGCGAAGACGAACTCTTTATTCCGCTATTTGATGAGCGCTATGTGCTGGCTTTTCCACTCAATCACCCGATGAGTCAAATCACCGAATTAACCGCTAAGCAGCTCAACGATCAACCTTGGGTGATGTCTCCGGAGCACGAATCCCATCAGCGTTTCCTGCCGCTATATGGCACTTCTGGCAATTTTCCTCGTGCTAACGCGGGAAGTTTCACGTTAGCACTGAACCTGGTTGCCGCGGGTGTTGGCTTAACTATCGCTCCGGTTTCATTAGTTGAAGAGCAGTGTAATGTGGCTTTTCGTTCTCTTCCCGGTTATCCACTCATGCGCCGAACCGGAATTTGCTATGCGATGCATACGCAGCTAAATCCAATAATTGAACAATTACTGGCTAACGTCAGTGAATAA
- a CDS encoding LysR family transcriptional regulator, with translation MTLSTYPEKSISYLYEVGLHGGIRRAADALGINPSVISRQLSSLERSLQLPLLERRGRNVVLTEAGKMLAEDFAQTSQRRKMLERQLQDLRHMRGGSINLRVGQGMVDDVVRHVVQAFSLAYPGVFVNIMSGDMQTTVMLIAKGEVDMAVSFGPAGPPGVKCLSFQRGPICAIVPPDHPLAGLTAVSASQLTQHRLIAMDEKFGLQRYINAIFKSEGIIFTPSYCCNLFSSAIALTQAGLGISFMTAQSVKAPLQRGELVAVPIDHRIAKESQCHLLRSADHRLTPAAHYLWQLLCQFFTASLEDEV, from the coding sequence ATGACGTTGTCCACTTATCCTGAGAAATCCATAAGCTATTTGTATGAAGTTGGATTGCATGGCGGTATTCGCCGCGCGGCAGATGCGCTGGGAATCAATCCCTCAGTGATTAGCCGGCAGCTTTCATCTTTGGAACGCAGCCTGCAACTGCCGCTGCTGGAGCGGCGCGGACGCAACGTGGTGTTGACCGAAGCGGGCAAAATGCTGGCGGAGGATTTCGCCCAAACCAGCCAGCGCCGTAAGATGCTGGAGCGGCAGCTGCAGGATTTGCGTCATATGCGCGGCGGCTCAATTAACCTGCGCGTCGGACAAGGCATGGTGGACGATGTCGTCAGGCATGTGGTGCAGGCATTTTCTCTCGCCTACCCTGGCGTGTTTGTGAACATCATGTCAGGCGATATGCAAACCACGGTGATGCTGATAGCAAAAGGAGAAGTGGATATGGCGGTGAGCTTCGGCCCAGCGGGACCGCCGGGCGTGAAATGCCTGAGTTTTCAGCGCGGCCCTATTTGCGCCATCGTGCCGCCGGATCATCCGCTGGCAGGGCTTACAGCCGTCAGCGCCAGCCAATTAACCCAGCATCGTTTAATTGCCATGGATGAAAAGTTTGGTTTGCAGCGTTACATCAACGCCATCTTCAAAAGTGAAGGGATTATTTTTACGCCTTCCTACTGTTGCAATCTGTTTTCCAGCGCCATTGCGCTAACGCAGGCCGGTTTAGGCATCTCATTTATGACTGCTCAATCGGTGAAAGCACCGCTGCAACGCGGCGAACTGGTGGCTGTTCCCATTGATCATCGCATCGCCAAAGAAAGTCAGTGTCATCTGCTGCGCAGCGCCGATCACCGTTTGACGCCTGCCGCGCATTATCTTTGGCAGCTGCTGTGCCAGTTCTTTACGGCTTCATTAGAGGATGAAGTTTGA
- a CDS encoding M20 family metallopeptidase, translating to MKNIKDYLQHHADEILGDIKRLVAAESPSHDKLAVDECGEVLQSLFQQRLGISASVSRQQEYGNHLKFTLGDSGPQTTIIGHFDTVWDRGELTLREEEGKLFGPGVLDMKAGLVQAIWAVRALQALDRLVGKRIVFLCNSDEELGSPSSSDWLAQHAPGADQVLVVEPAVAGSGALKVARKGTGRYDITIAGQAAHAGNNPEEGVSAIQEMAQQILVLHALNAPERGTTVNVGIANGGGRINVVADHAQLGIDTRVTCEEEAQRIDAAINQLQPFSAGIGLRISGGQKRPPMRQTSASLLLLTRAQRVAQALGFSLEGKSVGGGSDGNFTAALGLPTLDGLGATGAGIHARHEHIIIADIVPRAALVAGMILADSEEVTPCHN from the coding sequence ATGAAAAATATAAAAGATTATTTGCAGCACCATGCCGATGAAATTCTGGGAGACATCAAACGTCTGGTGGCGGCGGAATCGCCTTCGCACGACAAACTGGCGGTTGACGAGTGTGGTGAAGTGTTGCAAAGCCTGTTTCAGCAACGGTTAGGCATTAGCGCTAGCGTGTCGCGGCAGCAGGAGTACGGCAATCACCTCAAATTCACCTTGGGCGATAGCGGGCCGCAAACAACTATCATCGGCCATTTCGATACCGTCTGGGATCGGGGCGAACTGACGCTACGCGAAGAAGAGGGCAAGTTATTCGGGCCAGGCGTACTGGATATGAAAGCCGGGCTGGTTCAGGCGATTTGGGCAGTGCGCGCCTTGCAGGCGCTGGATCGGCTGGTGGGCAAACGCATCGTTTTCCTGTGTAACAGCGATGAGGAGTTAGGCAGCCCGAGCTCCAGCGACTGGCTGGCGCAACATGCGCCGGGAGCCGATCAGGTTTTAGTGGTTGAGCCTGCCGTGGCGGGCAGCGGGGCGCTGAAAGTGGCGCGCAAAGGCACCGGACGTTATGACATCACCATCGCCGGGCAAGCTGCCCACGCCGGCAATAATCCGGAAGAGGGCGTGAGTGCAATTCAGGAGATGGCCCAGCAAATTCTGGTGCTGCATGCCCTGAATGCGCCAGAGCGCGGCACCACGGTCAATGTCGGCATCGCCAACGGCGGCGGTCGCATCAATGTGGTGGCGGACCACGCGCAACTCGGTATTGATACGCGCGTCACGTGCGAAGAAGAGGCACAGCGCATTGATGCGGCCATCAATCAACTTCAGCCATTTAGCGCGGGGATTGGTTTACGCATCAGCGGTGGACAGAAGCGTCCGCCGATGCGCCAGACGTCCGCCTCGCTGCTGCTGTTAACGCGCGCCCAGCGGGTGGCGCAGGCGCTGGGCTTTTCGCTGGAAGGAAAATCGGTCGGCGGCGGCAGCGACGGCAATTTTACGGCGGCTTTGGGATTACCGACGCTGGACGGTCTCGGCGCAACCGGTGCGGGCATCCACGCACGTCATGAGCACATTATTATTGCTGACATCGTCCCGCGCGCAGCGTTAGTGGCAGGCATGATCCTCGCAGACAGTGAGGAGGTCACGCCATGTCACAACTAA
- a CDS encoding YfcC family protein, protein MSQLNIQQASSAAPVQESGQSPYLLLFIILVLAAVATWLIPAGVFDFVTRDGIKFAVKDSLHAVPQSGVYPLEIFTAIAKGMVKSAPIIFLILFTGGVLAVVEETGAIATALNSLSRSTRLSDTRMVLIFGTIFALLGTTGVVVNAVVAFVPIGLLVARSMGLPPILGASLVYLTCAAGFNVAILNPATTGLTQHLAQLPLFSGMLLRGITCLLFVVSAIAYLIWSIRRARQDGYLRPKQAQGAEQTAKVTGRHKLILSTVGLSLLLFISGAVKFHWGTSEMSAMFILLSIAVGLMGRMSGSDIANTFLSGCSKLVKGGFIVGMAASISLVLQQGNVLDPIVGFLSDLLAPIPPTAAAIGMFISAALMHFGISSGSGESALLIPIFSPLGDNLGLTRQVMVQTVLLGEGIVNCMSPTSGVLMAVLATANVSFGKWLRFVAPVIAVWFVICVVMLLIGVAINWGPF, encoded by the coding sequence ATGTCACAACTAAACATTCAGCAGGCCAGCAGCGCAGCGCCCGTGCAGGAAAGCGGGCAGAGTCCTTATCTTTTGCTGTTTATCATTTTGGTTCTGGCGGCGGTAGCAACATGGCTAATTCCGGCCGGCGTCTTTGATTTCGTCACGCGTGACGGGATCAAATTTGCCGTAAAAGACAGTTTGCATGCGGTACCGCAAAGCGGGGTTTATCCGCTGGAAATCTTTACGGCGATTGCCAAAGGGATGGTGAAATCCGCACCGATTATCTTTCTGATTCTATTTACCGGTGGCGTGCTGGCGGTGGTTGAGGAAACGGGTGCCATCGCCACGGCGTTGAATTCCCTGTCGCGCAGCACGCGCCTCAGTGACACGCGCATGGTGCTGATTTTCGGCACTATCTTTGCCTTGTTAGGCACTACCGGTGTCGTGGTCAACGCGGTGGTGGCGTTTGTGCCCATTGGCCTGCTGGTGGCGCGCTCAATGGGGTTGCCGCCAATTTTGGGCGCGTCGCTGGTTTACCTCACCTGCGCGGCGGGTTTCAACGTGGCAATCCTCAACCCGGCGACCACCGGTTTAACTCAGCATCTGGCACAGCTGCCGTTGTTCTCAGGCATGCTACTTCGCGGTATTACCTGTTTGCTGTTTGTCGTCAGCGCGATTGCTTACCTGATCTGGTCAATCCGTCGCGCGCGTCAGGATGGGTATCTGCGGCCAAAACAGGCGCAGGGCGCTGAGCAAACGGCGAAGGTTACTGGTCGTCATAAGCTCATTTTAAGTACGGTCGGGCTGTCGCTGCTGCTGTTCATTAGCGGGGCGGTGAAGTTTCACTGGGGCACCAGTGAGATGTCGGCGATGTTTATCTTACTCTCAATTGCCGTGGGGTTGATGGGGCGCATGTCGGGTTCGGATATCGCCAACACCTTCCTCAGCGGCTGTTCGAAGCTGGTGAAGGGCGGGTTTATCGTCGGCATGGCAGCCTCGATTTCGCTGGTGCTGCAGCAGGGCAACGTGCTGGACCCGATTGTCGGTTTCCTGTCTGATTTGCTGGCGCCTATTCCGCCAACCGCAGCAGCGATTGGCATGTTTATCAGTGCCGCCTTGATGCACTTCGGCATCTCTTCCGGTTCCGGCGAGTCTGCTTTGCTGATTCCCATCTTCTCACCGCTCGGCGATAACCTTGGTTTGACGCGTCAGGTAATGGTGCAGACGGTGCTGCTGGGTGAAGGCATCGTAAACTGCATGAGCCCTACATCAGGCGTGCTGATGGCGGTTTTGGCCACGGCGAACGTGTCGTTTGGCAAATGGCTGCGTTTTGTTGCGCCGGTCATCGCCGTGTGGTTTGTTATCTGCGTAGTGATGCTGCTGATTGGCGTGGCGATAAACTGGGGACCGTTCTGA
- the pagP gene encoding lipid IV(A) palmitoyltransferase PagP, with amino-acid sequence MRSLQATWSLILILSVFPASAAGTLSDGWEWLKQDVSQTWQEPQYYDLYLPFISWHARFAYDKEKTDNYNETPWGGGFGVSRINEEGNWSALYAMAFKDSHNEWQPIVGYGWEKGWYLDQQRDFRLGLGLTAGITARDDFANYVPLPIVLPLFSAGYKRLNVQFTYIPGTYNNGNVLFAWLRYAF; translated from the coding sequence ATGCGAAGTCTTCAGGCGACCTGGTCTCTTATCTTGATTCTGAGTGTCTTTCCTGCCAGCGCGGCTGGCACGCTGAGTGATGGCTGGGAATGGCTCAAGCAGGACGTTTCTCAAACCTGGCAGGAACCGCAGTATTACGATCTCTATTTGCCCTTTATTAGCTGGCACGCGCGCTTCGCTTACGATAAAGAGAAAACGGACAACTATAATGAAACGCCGTGGGGCGGTGGCTTCGGCGTTTCACGCATCAATGAAGAGGGTAACTGGAGCGCGCTCTATGCGATGGCATTTAAAGATTCGCATAATGAATGGCAGCCGATTGTTGGCTATGGTTGGGAGAAAGGTTGGTATCTGGACCAGCAGCGCGATTTTCGTCTCGGTCTGGGGCTAACCGCTGGCATTACGGCACGGGATGATTTCGCCAATTATGTCCCGCTGCCCATTGTCCTGCCGCTGTTCTCTGCGGGCTATAAACGCCTCAACGTGCAGTTCACTTACATTCCCGGCACCTACAATAACGGCAACGTGCTGTTCGCCTGGTTACGCTATGCGTTCTGA
- a CDS encoding alpha/beta hydrolase, producing MRSDAANALYKDKIGKLLKRTAVGVLVLLIVFLGIRGYQSEQGPPLHRWHTWAAHEMAKDEIDRASFADYLAREDAIFHDMKVNVTDQLSDEDKTPLNRFNQHSSVYPARFDTDWNRSFILEPEGEVKGAVVLLHGLTDSPYSMRYLAQAYQQKGFVAVVPRLPGHGTAPGSLTKVDWQMWMAVTRLAVREATRLAGNNVPLHLVGYSNGGALAVKYSLDSLQNNALRKPQQIVLLSPMIGVTAYARFAGLAGWPAAIPGFAKAAWLSIVPEYNPFKYNSFPVRAARQSWLLTQAMQDQMLHIIRSGKMQAFPPVLTFQSVLDSTISTRAVVNAFYRYLPDNGSELVMFDINQAANLRALFRPALYSAANSLLPPAPRRYTSTVITNASPNTYDTVARITPAEETQERVRSLHAAWPQDTYSLSHIALPFPLSDSLYGREPSERNRYGISFGTISLRGETASLIVGLDTLMRNTSNPFFDFMMLQIKGRIDCSSQADVQPCLKAL from the coding sequence ATGCGTTCTGATGCCGCTAACGCACTGTACAAAGATAAAATTGGCAAACTCCTTAAGCGAACAGCCGTGGGCGTGTTGGTTTTACTCATCGTGTTTCTGGGGATTCGCGGTTATCAATCCGAGCAGGGGCCGCCATTGCACCGCTGGCATACCTGGGCCGCACATGAAATGGCGAAAGATGAGATTGATCGCGCCAGCTTCGCTGATTATCTGGCGCGAGAAGATGCCATTTTCCATGACATGAAAGTCAATGTAACCGATCAACTCAGTGATGAGGATAAAACGCCACTTAACCGCTTTAACCAACACAGTTCAGTTTATCCAGCGCGGTTTGATACCGACTGGAATCGCTCTTTTATTCTTGAACCAGAAGGTGAGGTGAAAGGTGCTGTGGTATTGCTGCATGGGTTAACCGATTCGCCCTACAGCATGCGTTATCTGGCGCAGGCCTATCAGCAAAAGGGCTTTGTAGCGGTGGTGCCGCGCTTGCCCGGTCACGGCACGGCACCCGGCTCGCTCACTAAAGTCGACTGGCAAATGTGGATGGCGGTGACCCGCTTAGCGGTGCGCGAAGCCACGCGCCTGGCGGGAAACAATGTGCCCTTACATCTGGTTGGCTACTCCAACGGCGGCGCATTAGCCGTGAAGTACAGCCTCGATAGCCTGCAAAATAACGCGCTGCGTAAACCGCAGCAGATTGTGCTGTTGTCGCCGATGATTGGCGTCACCGCCTATGCGCGATTTGCCGGATTAGCAGGCTGGCCAGCAGCCATTCCAGGATTCGCCAAAGCCGCCTGGCTGAGTATCGTTCCGGAATATAATCCCTTTAAATACAACTCATTTCCTGTGCGCGCCGCGCGTCAATCCTGGCTATTAACCCAGGCCATGCAGGATCAAATGCTGCACATCATACGCAGCGGAAAAATGCAGGCATTTCCACCGGTGCTGACCTTCCAGTCCGTGCTGGATTCCACCATCAGCACCCGCGCGGTCGTGAATGCGTTTTATCGCTATTTGCCGGATAACGGCAGCGAGCTGGTGATGTTCGACATCAATCAGGCGGCAAACCTACGCGCGCTCTTCAGACCCGCACTGTATTCGGCAGCAAACAGTTTATTGCCCCCGGCACCGCGTCGCTACACATCCACGGTGATCACCAATGCGTCGCCCAATACCTATGACACCGTGGCGCGTATTACCCCGGCTGAAGAAACTCAAGAGAGAGTGCGTTCATTGCATGCGGCGTGGCCGCAGGATACGTATTCTCTATCGCATATTGCGCTGCCATTTCCGCTTAGCGATTCGTTGTATGGCCGCGAACCGAGCGAAAGGAACCGTTATGGCATTAGCTTTGGCACCATTTCACTGCGTGGCGAAACCGCCAGCCTGATCGTTGGGCTTGATACCCTGATGCGCAATACATCCAATCCGTTTTTTGATTTTATGATGCTGCAGATAAAAGGGCGCATCGATTGCAGCAGCCAGGCTGATGTTCAACCCTGCCTTAAAGCGTTATGA
- a CDS encoding acyltransferase, which translates to MNNTGLNVIKTLGCMAAVTFFTLYNTWDRYDYDYHWILAFLTFISTIATPLFFVVAGIMDARAEQDVHWQIGKIRNVVIVFLFWMTIYYLWEPYQRGYLIQPWFVFSFIIIYSFHPLLLWLSRHRLLFCGLVFSLLVFSYGYDLLSVLYPDEHLFSLEPQYRLWTWLLFYLTGQLLGDALIADWMARKKVARGAIIALPVIYLFTWFYEQHFFFALFKADRNAFILTGSQIYLLVVALVIAASEVRFRRNAAIKEALLGTISKTMTGVYILHYSVFHLVTALIPITSLATKLTLIVVTFAASVLLSRLILASGWLKQVITL; encoded by the coding sequence ATGAATAATACCGGGCTCAATGTCATCAAAACCCTGGGTTGCATGGCGGCAGTGACGTTCTTCACCCTGTACAACACCTGGGATCGCTACGATTATGATTACCACTGGATTCTGGCGTTTCTTACCTTTATTTCCACCATTGCTACGCCGCTGTTTTTTGTCGTCGCCGGGATTATGGATGCGCGCGCCGAGCAGGATGTGCACTGGCAGATAGGAAAGATCAGAAATGTGGTGATCGTGTTTCTCTTCTGGATGACGATCTATTACCTGTGGGAACCTTATCAGCGCGGCTATTTGATTCAACCGTGGTTCGTTTTCTCATTCATTATTATCTACAGTTTTCATCCGCTGCTGCTCTGGCTTAGCCGGCATCGGCTGCTGTTCTGTGGGCTGGTGTTTAGCCTGCTGGTCTTTTCTTACGGCTACGACCTGCTCTCGGTTTTGTATCCTGATGAGCACCTCTTTAGTCTTGAACCGCAATATCGCCTCTGGACGTGGCTGCTGTTTTACTTAACCGGCCAGCTGCTGGGCGATGCGCTAATTGCCGACTGGATGGCGCGCAAAAAGGTGGCGCGCGGCGCGATTATCGCCCTGCCCGTTATTTATCTTTTCACCTGGTTTTACGAGCAGCACTTCTTCTTTGCGCTGTTTAAAGCCGATCGCAATGCCTTCATCCTGACCGGATCGCAAATCTATCTGCTGGTGGTGGCGCTGGTCATTGCCGCCAGCGAGGTGCGCTTTCGCCGCAATGCGGCCATAAAAGAAGCCCTGCTGGGGACCATTAGCAAAACCATGACCGGAGTCTACATCCTGCATTATTCGGTATTCCACCTGGTGACAGCGCTGATTCCGATTACCTCGTTAGCCACCAAGCTGACGCTGATTGTGGTCACCTTTGCCGCCTCGGTGTTGCTGTCGCGGCTGATTCTCGCCAGCGGCTGGTTGAAACAAGTCATAACGCTTTAA